The following proteins are encoded in a genomic region of Saccharomyces mikatae IFO 1815 strain IFO1815 genome assembly, chromosome: 9:
- the SHQ1 gene encoding Hsp90 cochaperone SHQ1 (similar to Saccharomyces cerevisiae SHQ1 (YIL104C); ancestral locus Anc_2.271) produces the protein MITPRFSITQDEEFIFLKIFISNIRFNAMGLEIVIQENMVIFHLSPYYLRLRFPHELVDDERSTAQYDSKDECINVKIGKLNQNEYFEDLDLPTKLLARQGDLIGADALTENLGEKKAQKPLIQEIDADDTFSKSKEDVKTIGQMGEDFNWEIEQNIDSTINNELLKTKYGFDNLYDTIISVSVSNGNDINELDDPEHTKANDRVTERLRKENLKFDPEYYVSEYMTHKYGSEEDLEINGIKELLKFTPSVVKQYLQWYKDSSNPNIVMPIEFTDKEQKQMQDHLPKKTYLIEDIKPLYVTVLSVLFCHMFEQIENEGTHTTESAWTLGKLCPQISFLDNQLKKMDGLQESMKEISNVSKESSIIKVAIITGIRRALSYPLHRNYDLVMKAWTFVYYLLRGGKRLIIRALLDVHETFRFHDVYYVYDKVLLDDLTAWFISQGSENVIRSLAMEMRKEQESISKEDIEFDCIASFNEQTGEPEWETLNLREMEILAESQYREQHQTNNEVLPIV, from the coding sequence atgataacgCCAAGATTCAGTATAACACaggatgaagaatttatatttctcaaaatattcataAGCAATATTAGGTTTAATGCTATGGGATTAGAAATAGTCATCCAAGAAAACATGGTCATCTTTCACCTATCACCTTACTATTTAAGATTGAGGTTTCCTCACGAATTAGTTGATGATGAGAGGTCCACGGCGCAATACGATTCCAAAGACGAATGCATCAACGTGAAAATAGGAAAATTGAATCAAAATGAGTATTTCGAAGATTTGGATTTACCAACAAAATTGTTGGCCAGGCAAGGCGATCTCATAGGTGCCGATGCATTGACAGAAAATCTTGGTGAAAAGAAGGCTCAAAAGCCTCTTATTCAAGAGATCGATGCCGATGACACGTTTAGTAAGTCGAAGGAAGATGTGAAAACTATTGGTCAAATGGGGGAAGATTTCAATTGGGAGATCGAGCAAAATATTGATTCGACAATAAATAATGAACTactgaaaacaaaatatggATTCGACAACTTGTATGATACAATTATATCTGTATCGGTAAGTAACGGGAATGATATTAATGAACTAGACGATCCTGAGCATACCAAGGCGAACGATAGAGTCACTGAGAgattaagaaaagaaaatttaaagTTCGACCCTGAATACTATGTTTCCGAATATATGACGCATAAATACGGTAGCGAGGAAGACTTGGAAATTAACGGAATTAAAGAACTGCTTAAGTTTACACCTTCTGTCGTAAAGCAATACCTACAATGGTATAAAGACAGTTCAAACCCAAATATTGTCATGCCAATTGAATTTACTGACAAGGAACAAAAGCAGATGCAGGACCACCTACCCAAGAAGACCTATCTGATAGAAGATATCAAACCCCTATATGTCACCGTACTCAGTGTTCTGTTTTGTCACATGTTTGAACAGATCGAAAACGAAGGTACTCATACTACGGAGAGTGCTTGGACTTTGGGGAAATTATGCCCGCAGATATCCTTCTTAGATAATCAATTAAAGAAGATGGACGGACTACAAGAAAgtatgaaagaaatatcGAATGTAAGTAAAGAAAGTTCCATAATTAAGGTTGCAATCATTACAGGCATTAGAAGAGCTCTGAGCTATCCACTACACAGAAACTACGACCTGGTAATGAAAGCGTGGACGTTTGTATATTATCTTCTACGTGGTGGTAAGAGATTAATCATAAGAGCGTTATTAGACGTTCATGAAACGTTTCGCTTCCATGATGTGTACTATGTCTACGATAAAGTACTTTTGGATGATCTGACAGCTTGGTTCATATCCCAGGGTAGTGAGAATGTCATAAGAAGCCTTGCCATGGAGATGAGAAAAGAGCAAGAGTCGATTTCCAAGGAGGACATCGAGTTTGACTGTATTGCCTCCTTCAACGAGCAAACTGGCGAGCCAGAGTGGGAGACGTTGAACCTGAGAGAAATGGAAATTTTGGCGGAGTCTCAATATCGAGAACAACATCAAACAAACAACGAAGTTCTTCCGATTGTTTAA
- the SGA1 gene encoding glucan 1,4-alpha-glucosidase (similar to Saccharomyces cerevisiae SGA1 (YIL099W); ancestral locus Anc_2.276): MFYNKLLSTLSIGLGFAWALENVTIYEFDSGKGLLDQGYHNVFSDNASSQVQLRDVVFMNGTVVYDSSAAWGSSALDEWVQAQKDISIQRIFENIGPSARYPSIWPGVVIASPSQSHPDYFYQWVRDSALTINTIVSHSAGPAIETLLQYVNVSYHLQRSNNTLGAGIGYTNDTEALGDPKWNVDNTAFTDEWGRPQNDGPALRAIAILKIINYLKQSGTDFGEEYPFQSTADMFDDIVRWDLRFIVDHWMSSGFDLWEEVNGLHFFTLLVQLSAVDRSLCYFSDSELSSPFVEELRQTRQEISDFLSDPVNGFINAQYNYVVGTPLIANALRSGLDISTLLAVNTVHDTPSASHLPFNVNDPAILNTLHHLMFHMRSVYPINDSSKNITGIALGRYPEDVYDGYGSGEGNPWVLATCAASTTLYQLIRWHISKQQDLVVPMNNETSNAFWSELVFANLATSGNDQEYLVVEFNTPAFNQTMQKLFQLADSFLVKLKTHVGTDGELSEQFNKYTGFMQGARHLTWSYTSFWDAYQMRQEISQSLWGI; encoded by the coding sequence atgttTTATAACAAATTGCTCAGCACGCTCAGCATCGGCTTAGGGTTTGCATGGGCCCTCGAGAACGTTACCATTTATGAGTTTGACTCGGGCAAGGGTCTACTCGACCAAGGCTATCACAATGTGTTTTCGGACAATGCCTCCTCGCAGGTGCAGTTACGGGACGTTGTTTTCATGAACGGTACTGTGGTTTACGATTCCAGTGCAGCTTGGGGCAGCAGCGCGCTGGACGAGTGGGTTCAGGCGCAGAAAGACATTTCCATCCAAAGAATCTTTGAGAATATCGGACCTAGCGCTCGGTACCCATCGATTTGGCCCGGTGTTGTGATTGCATCGCCGTCGCAGTCGCATCCAGACTACTTCTACCAATGGGTAAGAGACAGCGCGTTGACGATAAACACGATTGTATCGCATTCCGCGGGCCCAGCAATAGAGACTTTGTTGCAGTATGTGAACGTTTCATATCACCTGCAAAGGAGTAATAACACATTGGGTGCTGGGATTGGTTACACTAACGATACAGAAGCGCTGGGTGACCCTAAGTGGAACGTGGATAACACGGCATTCACGGATGAATGGGGCCGTCCTCAGAACGATGGACCTGCTCTGCGAGCCATCGCCATCTTAAAAATCATAAACTACCTCAAGCAATCTGGCACTGATTTTGGTGAGGAGTACCCTTTCCAATCCACTGCAGATATGTTTGACGACATTGTACGTTGGGACTTGCGATTCATTGTTGATCACTGGATGTCCTCTGGATTTGATCTATGGGAAGAAGTTAATGGTCTGCATTTCTTTACTCTACTGGTACAACTGTCTGCAGTGGATAGGTCCTTGTGCTATTTCAGCGACTCGGAACTATCGTCTCCCTTTGTTGAAGAGTTGCGTCAAACACGTCAAGAGATCTCCGACTTCTTATCGGACCCTGTGAATGGTTTTATAAACGCCCAATATAACTATGTTGTTGGAACGCCTCTAATTGCCAACGCATTGAGATCAGGGTTGGATATCTCCACTTTGTTAGCTGTTAACACTGTTCACGATACCCCATCTGCTTCTCATCTTCCCTTTAACGTAAATGATCCTGCTATCCTCAACACCCTGCACCATTTGATGTTTCACATGCGTTCAGTGTACCCCATCAACGATAGTTCAAAAAACATAACGGGTATCGCCCTGGGTCGGTATCCTGAAGACGTATATGATGGCTATGGATCTGGTGAGGGAAATCCATGGGTTTTGGCCACTTGTGCCGCTTCAACAACTCTCTATCAGCTCATTCGCTGGCACATCTCTAAGCAGCAAGACCTAGTTGTACCCATGAACAATGAAACCTCGAATGCATTTTGGAGCGAACTGGTTTTCGCCAATCTCGCTACTTCTGGAAATGACCAAGAATATTTGGTTGTAGAGTTTAACACTCCCGCCTTCAATCAAACGATGCAAAAACTCTTCCAGCTAGCTGATTCGTTCCTGgtcaaattgaaaactcaTGTGGGTACAGACGGTGAACTTAGTGAACAGTTTAACAAATACACAGGGTTCATGCAGGGTGCTCGACATCTGACTTGGTCCTACACTTCATTCTGGGATGCTTACCAAATGAGACAAGAAATTTCACAAAGTTTATGGggaatataa
- the DPH1 gene encoding 2-(3-amino-3-carboxypropyl)histidine synthase (similar to Saccharomyces cerevisiae DPH1 (YIL103W); ancestral locus Anc_2.272), producing MSGSTEPKKQPRRRFIGRRSESGNNDKLTTVAENGNEVVHKQKSRIALARSVNHVPEDILNDKELNEAVKLLPSNYNFEIYKTVWNIRKYNAKRIALQMPEGLLIYSLIITDILEQFCGVETLVMGDVSYGACCIDDFTARALDCDFIVHYAHSCLVPIDITKIKVLYVFVTINIQEDHIIKTLQKNFPKGSRIATFGTIQFNPAVHSVRDKLLNDENHMLYIIPPQIKPLSRGEVLGCTSERLDKEQYDAMVFIGDGRFHLESAMIHNPEIPAFKYDPYNRKFTREGYDQKQLVQVRSEAIKVAQNGKVFGLILGALGRQGNLNTVKNLEKNLLAAGKTVVKIILSEVFPQKLAMFDQIDVFVQVACPRLSIDWGYAFNKPLLTPYEASVLLKKDVMFSEKYYPMDYYEAKGYGRGETPKHAIEFFK from the coding sequence ATGAGTGGTTCTACAGAACCTAAAAAGCAACCAAGAAGAAGGTTTATTGGTAGAAGATCTGAAAGCGGTAACAACGATAAACTAACGACAGTGGCCGAAAATGGCAATGAAGTAGTGCACAAGCAAAAAAGTAGGATTGCTCTTGCTAGGAGTGTTAACCATGTACCAGAAGATATTTTGAACGACAAAGAATTAAATGAGGCTGTGAAATTATTGCCTTCCAACTATAATTTTGAGATCTACAAAACTGTGTGGAATATTAGAAAGTATAATGCTAAAAGAATAGCCCTACAAATGCCAGAAGGGTTATTGatttattcattgattATCACTGACATCCTGGAACAGTTCTGTGGTGTTGAAACTTTAGTAATGGGAGATGTTTCTTATGGTGCATGCTgtattgatgattttacTGCCAGAGCATTGGATTGCGACTTTATTGTACATTATGCACATTCGTGTTTAGTGCCTATCGACATCACAAAAATTAAAGTGCTATATGTCTTTGTTACCATAAATATTCAAGAAGATCACATTATCAAAACACTGCAGAAAAACTTTCCGAAGGGGTCTAGAATTGCAACGTTCGGTACTATTCAGTTCAATCCTGCGGTGCACAGTGTGAGAGATAAACTACTTAACGATGAAAATCATATGTTATACATTATTCCACCACAAATTAAACCCCTCTCAAGGGGTGAAGTGTTGGGTTGTACTTCTGAGAGATTAGATAAAGAGCAATATGATGCCATGGTTTTCATTGGTGATGGTAGGTTTCACTTAGAGTCTGCAATGATACATAATCCAGAAATTCCTGCCTTCAAGTATGACCCATACAACAGAAAGTTTACTAGAGAAGGGTACGATCAAAAGCAACTCGTACAAGTTAGATCAGAGGCTATTAAAGTCGCCCAGAACGGAAAAGTGTTTGGTTTGATCTTAGGTGCACTAGGGAGGCAAGGTAATTTGAACACTGTAAAGAACTTGGAGAAAAACTTGCTTGCAGCAGGTAAAACTGTGGTGAAAATCATTCTAAGTGAAGTCTTCCCACAAAAGCTGGCCATGTTTGATCAAATTGATGTTTTCGTTCAAGTCGCATGTCCCAGATTATCTATTGATTGGGGTTATGCCTTTAATAAGCCACTATTAACACCATACGAGGCTAGTGTATTGCTGAAAAAAGATGTTATGTTCAGCGAAAAATACTATCCAATGGATTATTACGAAGCTAAAGGGTATGGGCGTGGGGAAACTCCAAAACATGCTATTGAATTCTTTAAatag
- the SMKI09G0710 gene encoding uncharacterized protein: MVEPDFIEAPLSNIDNSILSGIRFDYRDFEKDIGNRTEYEVTVGPGYRIKYASGEGFTVSHPDVNGLVAVDDALAAYRCKFNSDCTTYLSHISPNYLVKFSNLGSSVVRMFPGPDSKPTRPSLFDLDNNLSEHGQHD; this comes from the coding sequence ATGGTTGAACCCGATTTCATCGAGGCACCCTTATCAAACATAGACAATAGTATTCTATCTGGGATACGGTTCGATTATAGggactttgaaaaagatataGGAAATCGGACAGAGTACGAAGTGACTGTGGGGCCAGGTTACCGCATCAAGTACGCGTCAGGTGAAGGTTTTACTGTTTCTCACCCAGACGTCAATGGCCTGGTTGCGGTTGATGATGCGCTAGCTGCTTACAGGTGCAAATTCAACAGCGATTGTACCACATACTTGTCACATATCAGCCCAAATTACCTAGTGAAGTTTTCCAATTTGGGATCAAGTGTTGTACGGATGTTCCCTGGGCCTGATAGCAAGCCTACCAGGCCATCTCTGTTTGACTTGGACAATAACTTGAGTGAGCATGGGCAGCATGACTAA
- the SLM1 gene encoding phosphatidylinositol 4,5-bisphosphate-binding protein (similar to Saccharomyces cerevisiae SLM1 (YIL105C) and SLM2 (YNL047C); ancestral locus Anc_2.267), with amino-acid sequence MSKNNTMTSAVSDMLSQQQLNLQHLHNLQQHTRSMTSADHAYVLQQQQQQQQQQQQQSANFQNGSLTSADVNQQNYLNGQPVRSTSNSTFQNNRTLTMNSGGLQGIMSDGSPNIDSTTNVTIAAADSNNNNGKQFQGKNSLTNTSLLSRARSSLQRQRLSQQQQQQQDPRSPLVILVPTAAQPTDILAARFSAWRNVIKSVIVYLTEIASIQDEIVRQQLRLSHAVQFPFFSIENQYQPSSQEDKSVQKFFLPLGNGSIQDLPTILNQYHESLASSASKASRELTNDVIPRLEDLRRDLLVKIKEIKSLQSDFKNSCSKELQQTKQAMKQFQESLKDARYSVPKQDPFLTKLTLDRQIKKQLQEENFLHEAFDNLETSGAELEKIVVMEIQNSLTIYARLLGQEAQLVFDILISKLDSGFFNVDPQFEWDNFISRDPNFLLPNLPMRSFKEIVYKYQSDPLTYEIKSGFLERRSKFLKSYSKGYYVLTPNFLHEFKTADRKKDLVPVMSLALSECTVTEHSRKNNTSSPNSTGSDAKFVLHAKQNGIIRRGHNWVFKADSYEAMMSWFDNLKILTSISSIQDKYKFITQKLNLNSDGKPKVTNNGASSDKYQQSNANSTMVENDENDDINSNYVGSTVTPKLDNQTNTNTSMSSLPDTNDSELQDQVPNIYIQTPINDFKS; translated from the coding sequence atgtcgAAAAACAATACAATGACCTCTGCAGTCTCCGATATGCTTTCACAGCAACAGCTGAACCTTCAACACCTGCATAACTTGCAGCAGCATACAAGAAGTATGACTTCAGCAGACCATGCCTACGTTttacaacaacagcaacaacaacagcaacagcaacagcagcagaGTGcaaactttcaaaatggCAGTTTGACATCTGCTGATGTAAACCAGCAAAACTATTTGAACGGCCAACCCGTTCGGTCAACCAGCAACTCTACGTTCCAGAACAATAGGACGTTAACAATGAATTCTGGAGGGTTGCAAGGTATAATGAGTGACGGTTCTCCCAATATTGACTCGACTACCAATGTAACCATTGCCGCAGCAGATtctaacaataataacggCAAACAGTTCCAAGGAAAAAACTCCCTAACGAACACATCATTATTGTCGAGAGCTCGATCTTCTTTACAACGCCAAAGGCTTtctcaacaacaacaacaacagcaggACCCTAGATCGCCATTAGTCATACTAGTACCTACGGCTGCACAGCCCACAGATATTCTTGCGGCAAGGTTTTCAGCTTGGAGGAATGTTATCAAATCAGTGATTGTTTATTTGACAGAAATCGCCTCTATTCAGGATGAAATCGTGAGACAACAACTAAGATTATCACATGCTGTAcaatttccatttttttcaatagaaAATCAATACCAACCAAGTTCACAGGAGGATAAATCAgttcaaaagttttttttaccaCTGGGTAATGGTTCGATACAGGACTTACCAACAATTTTGAACCAATATCACGAATCATTGGCATCCAGTGCCTCCAAGGCCTCAAGGGAACTGACCAATGATGTTATTCCTCGTTTGGAAGACTTAAGAAGAGATCTTTTAGTCAAGATAAAGGAGATAAAATCTCTACAATCggatttcaaaaattcctGTTCTAAAGAATTGCAACAAACCAAACAGGCAATGAAACAATTTCAGGAGTCTTTAAAGGATGCACGCTATTCAGTGCCTAAACAAGATCCTTTTTTAACTAAGCTGACGCTTGATAGACAGATTAAAAAGCAGCTTCAGGAGGAGAATTTTTTGCACGAAGCTTTTGATAATCTGGAAACTTCAGGTGCTgaattagaaaaaattgtagTTATGGAAATTCAAAACTCCTTAACCATATATGCAAGATTGCTGGGACAAGAAGCGCAATTGGTCTTCGATATATTAATATCCAAGTTAGATTCtggttttttcaatgttgaTCCACAATTTGAATGGGATAACTTCATTTCAAGAGATCCCAACTTTTTACTACCTAATTTGCCAATGAGAtcatttaaagaaattgtttACAAATATCAATCCGATCCTTTAACTTATGAGATAAAATCTGGGTTTTTGGAAAGGagatcaaaatttttaaagtCTTATTCAAAGGGATATTACGTGTTAACACCTAATTTTTTACATGAATTTAAGACCGCAGATAGGAAAAAAGATCTAGTTCCAGTGATGTCGTTAGCATTAAGTGAATGTACCGTGACAGAACATTCTCGAAAGAATAACACATCATCACCAAATTCGACTGGTTCGGATGCTAAGTTTGTGTTACATGCCAAGCAAAATGGCATAATTCGCCGTGGTCACAATTGGGTTTTTAAAGCAGACTCTTATGAAGCAATGATGTCTTGGTTTGACAATTTGAAGATATTAACTTCTATTTCGAGTATACAGGACAAGTATAAATTTATTACACAAAAATTAAACCTGAATTCAGATGGGAAACCTAAGGTGACTAATAATGGCGCCAGTAGTGATAAGTATCAGCAAAGTAATGCCAATAGTACAATGGTGGAAAACGATGAAAACGATGATATCAACAGTAATTATGTGGGGTCCACGGTAACACCAAAATTGGACAATCAAACAAATACTAATACATCCATGTCGTCATTGCCTGATACTAATGATTCTGAATTACAGGATCAAGTTCCCAATATTTATATTCAAACACCAATAAATGATTTCAAATCATAA
- the XBP1 gene encoding Xbp1p (similar to Saccharomyces cerevisiae XBP1 (YIL101C); ancestral locus Anc_2.274) — MKYPAFSIDTETVRLTDNPLDDYQRLYLVSVLDKGSPPSSFSAGLNIKRASYKSSIAAQFTHPNFIIRTGDGENAGETASQNVLNCFEYQFPNLQIVQSPLHEQSLLAQLASSAASHPSLHLHDKNILMGKIILPSRSNKNAVSASPVKPEKKALSSVSRENASSSLTKNQQFKLTKLDHNLINDKLINPNNCVIWSHDSGYVFMTGIWRLYQDVMKGLINLPRNDTVSTSQQQSFCKAEFEKILSFCFYNHSSFASEEPSNALLSSSTSSPPKRRKSTGSTFLDVSSSSSTSSTQANNYIDFHWNNIKPELRDLICQSYRDFLIRELGPDQIDLPNLNPANFTKRIRGGYIKIQGTWLPMEISRLLCLRFCFPIRHFLVPIFGADFPKDCESWYLSHQNVTITGTTSVAAAAGTSMPSARPRQKPRTRPRQRSTSMSHSRAQKLVIEDALPSFDSFVENLGLSSNDKNFIKTNNKRKKSPTYSSPTSSPIGPSDPTVQILSNLASFYNTHGHRYSYPGNIYIPQQKYSLPPPNQLSSPQRQLNYTYDHIHPVPSQYQSPRQYNIPSSPLAPVPPTFPQPYSDDHYHFLKYANEVYNQYNQRPALNTNTNMDTSSSPRASNSLNNFKFKTNSK; from the coding sequence atgaaatatcCCGCTTTTAGCATCGATACCGAAACGGTGCGCCTTACTGACAACCCCTTGGACGATTACCAGCGTCTCTACCTCGTCAGCGTGCTGGATAAGGGCTCGCCGCCTAGCAGCTTCAGCGCCGGACTCAATATCAAGAGGGCTAGCTATAAATCCTCTATTGCTGCGCAATTTACGCATCCAAATTTCATTATCAGGACCGGCGATGGTGAGAACGCAGGAGAGACGGCCTCTCAAAACGTTCTGAACTGCTTCGAGTATCAGTTTCCTAATCTCCAAATTGTACAGAGCCCCCTTCACGAGCAATCGCTGCTCGCGCAGCTTGCTAGCTCCGCCGCCTCCCACCCCTCTTTACATCTGCACgataaaaatatactgATGGGCAAGATCATACTACCTTCCCGTTCTAACAAAAACGCAGTCTCAGCGTCGCCCGTGAAACCGGAAAAGAAGGCGCTATCATCAGTATCGCGTGAGAATGCTTCCTCTTCGCTGACGAAGAACCAACAGTTCAAGCTGACCAAACTAGACCACAACCTGATCAACGACAAGCTCATCAACCCTAATAACTGCGTGATATGGTCACATGACTCCGGCTACGTGTTCATGACGGGCATCTGGAGGCTGTATCAGGATGTCATGAAGGGTCTCATAAACTTGCCCCGAAATGACACCGTTTCCACGAGTCAGCAACAGTCCTTCTGCAAAGCTGAATTCGAGAAAATCCTGTCTTTTTGCTTTTACAACCACAGCTCGTTCGCTTCTGAAGAGCCTTCCAACGCGCTGTTGTCATCCTCCACTTCTTCGCCGCCAAAGAGACGGAAATCCACGGGATCCACTTTCCTAGATGTCAGTTCTTCCTCCTCGACTTCTTCCACACAGGCAAACAATTATATTGATTTCCACTGGAACAACATCAAGCCTGAACTAAGGGACCTTATCTGTCAGTCTTACAGGGATTTCTTGATTAGAGAACTTGGCCCTGACCAAATCGACTTGCCGAACTTAAATCCGGCAAACTTTacgaaaagaataagagGCGGTTACATCAAGATCCAGGGTACTTGGTTACCCATGGAAATCTCGAGATTGTTATGCCTAAGATTTTGCTTTCCGATAAGACACTTTCTGGTGCCTATTTTCGGTGCAGATTTTCCCAAAGATTGTGAGTCGTGGTATTTGTCCCATCAGAACGTGACAATTACCGGTACCACTAgtgttgctgctgctgctggtACTTCTATGCCTTCAGCAAGACCAAGACAGAAACCCAGAACCAGGCCAAGGCAGAGATCTACCTCCATGTCCCATTCCAGAGCGCAAAAACTTGTCATTGAGGACGCCTTGCCCTCTTTTGATTCGTTCGTGGAAAACTTGGGTCTCTCCTCCAATGACAAGAACTTTATCAAAACGAAcaataagagaaaaaaatcacccACGTACTCCTCTCCTACCTCTTCTCCCATAGGGCCAAGCGACCCCACAGTTCAAATCCTATCAAATCTAGCATCTTTTTACAACACCCATGGCCACAGGTATTCCTATCCAGGAAACATCTACATTCCGCAACAAAAATACTCCTTACCTCCACCAAACCAGCTCTCGTCGCCACAACGACAACTGAACTATACCTATGATCACATTCACCCAGTTCCATCTCAATATCAATCCCCAAGACAATACAACATCCCATCTTCCCCCCTCGCACCTGTTCCCCCCACCTTCCCTCAACCTTACAGCGATGATCACTACCATTTTTTAAAATACGCTAATGAAGTCTACAATCAATACAACCAACGGCCAGCTCTTAATACAAATACTAATATGGACACCTCTTCTTCGCCCAGGGCGAGTAATTCGTTGAACAATTTTAAATTTAAAACTaattcaaaataa